In Caldisericaceae bacterium, the genomic stretch GTAATTTCGGCTGCTTTTGAAAGCATTGCCTGAGCAGAACAATACTTCGTCTTTGAAAGTTCAATTGCTGTAACAAATTTATCTTCAGGTACATCTCCATAGACGATATATTTAATGTGAATTTTTGTATAAACCTTTGGGTGTTGTTCGGCTCTTTCTGCTTCTATCTCAATTCTAAAATCTCTGTAATTTACTTTCATTTTATCAAGGATAGAGATGACATCCATCCCAGTGCACCCTGCAAGTCCCATTAAAAAGACTTCCATTGGTCTTGCTGCGGCAAGATGCCCATTAAATTTTTCTTCTCCATCCATTACAATCCAATGGTTTGAATTTGCCCTAGCAATCATTGTTAAGCCGTAGGCTTGCTTTAATTCGACTTTTGTTATATTACCCATCTAAATCCCCCTTATTTATATTTTTTTATTAATCCTACTTTTTCGTTAAAATCTCTTATGTATTCATCCCACTTTTTATAGGATTCAAGTTTTTCAATAAAGTAACCTTCGTTATACCACTGTTCGTTTAACTCTTCAACAGTTTTACCTTGCTGTTCAACCCAAGTAAAGTATTTAAGATTATGCATTCTCTTTTTATCGTAATAGGTCATCTCTATCATCCAGTCCGTTGAGATACCCATGAGATATCTTTCAAAATCTGCTGTTGCGTTTACTTCAGAATAATCTCCGTATTGTTCTCTTAATTCATGAATTCTTGATTGATACAACTCCATTGAATCAGTTGCAACAGTGAAAATAAAGTCATGTTCTGTCGTTTCATAGTATTTTGCCATTTTAATTGCACCTACAATATTTGCAATAGATGATATACCAAACAAATCGAGCTTATCAACAATTTCTTCATCAACAAACCTCTTAAGGAATTCTCTACCTTTAGGTTCATTAAAGAGCCTTAGTATATGCATTGTGAATTCATCGTCAACATCTACAACCATATCAAGATTTTTCACATCGATAACCCAAGGGACATGTTTATCACCGATTCCTTCAATCCTATGACCGCCAAAACCATTGTATAGAAGTGTGGGGCACTGTAAAGCCTCTCCTGCACCAACTTTTATCTTTGGGAACTTGTTTCTTAAGTAATTTGCACTTCCAAGTGTTCCACCAGAGCCTTGAGTAAGAAAGATTGCGGTTAGTTTATCTCCCTCTTTTTTGTTATTTTCAAAAACTTCTTCCATTGCAGGGCCTGTTACAGCATAATGCCACACGGGATTACCAAAATCCTCAAACTGGTTTAGCACAACAACTTCATCTGGGTATTTTGACTTAAGTTCTTTTGTTTTATCAAATACTTCTTTTACGTTGCTTTCAACTCCAGGAGTTGCATAGATCTCTGCACCAATACTTTTCAACCATTCAAATCTTTCTTTTGACATGCCTTCAGGAAGCACTGCAATTGCTTTACAATCAAGTAGGGCGGAGTTAAAAGCACCACCTCTACAATAATTACCAGTTGATGGCCATAATGCCTTCTGTCTTGTTGGGTCAAATTTACCTCTTACAAGTTTTTCAACAAGTGGTCCAAATGTTGCACCAACTTTATGAGAACCCGTTGGGAAAAACTTTCCAATGAGAATAAAAATCCTTGCTTTTACTCCTGTTAACTCTTTTGGAAGTTCAACATAGTTTACACCGTTAAAGCCACCGCCAAATTTGGTAGGTTCATTTTTCCAAGTAATTCTGAATAGATTTCGAGGGTGAACATCCCACAAACCAATTTCTTTAAGTTCGTCTTTAATGCCCTGAGGGATTTTCTCTGGGTTTCTCATCTCTTCGTAAGTAGGAATAATAATATTTTTTTCTCTTGCCCTTTCAATAGTCCTCTCAAGAACACTTTCATCTACAACAAACTCATCCATAAGCATCCTCCCTAAATAATTCACTTATTTTCGAAACTCGGACTTTCTTTCTCATATTATATGAAACAACCTCAAAATCAAAAATACTCTTTAATATATTGACGCCATTGTCAAGAAACATATTAAAATGCTTTACGGAATGTGCATCAGAGCCAAGGACAATTTCTTTTCCACCAAGTGCTGCGTATAACTCAATAATCTCTCTTGATGGATACGGTTCAAAAAAACCTTGTCTAAAAGAGGAAGTGTTAATTTCAATAACCATTTCTTTATCTATAACTTTCTTTAAGATTTCTTTTATAATCGGTTCATATTTATCAATTTTAAATTCACCGTAAAAATCTTTTCCGTATCTTTTAATAACGTCAAAATGCCCAACAACATCAAAAGAGCCAACCTCAACAATCTTCAAAAGTTCTTCAAAGTAAATCATATAGGCAGTGTATTCATCCTTACCTTTAAAATAATCTACTCCATGTGGTCCAGAAACGGTATACCCCATGAGCCTATGCACTGAACCAATTATGTAATCATAAGGTTTATCTTGCATTTCTTCTTCAATAACGGTATTAAGAAAACTCTGATAAGTTATCTCGCTTCCGAAGAGAATTTCTAATTTTGATCCATACACATCTTTTAACCTGCAATAATTTTCATATGCTAATTCAAAATTAAAATATCTGTAATCTTTATCGGCTGGGTCTAAATCGATATGGTCAGAAAAGCCTAAGAATTTTAAGCCTCTTTCTAAAGCTAAATTAACATAATTAATAGGCTCTTCTTTAGAGTCTTTAGAGTATTTTGTATGCACATGCAAGTCTTCAATAATTTTCATAATTTAGTTCTATATTTTACACATTTCCGCTATTATTAAAAAATTTTTCGTTAATTTCACCTACTTTTTTCTCTCCAAAGTGTTCTAAAATAAGGCTTCTAAGCTTTATAAAAAGACGATCTTTCCTACTTATAAAAGTTGTTCTTGGAATGCCTAAAATTCGAGAGCAAACCAAAGGGTTTAGGCTTCTGTATCTTAAAACCCAAAAGACATCTTTTTCTTTTTTATTTAGAAATGGTTCGACTGCATCAAAAATTCCTTTTATTTCTTCTTCAACTTTCTCCATCTATCTCCTCCAGCGATACTTCATGAGTCCGTATAAATAACTCTCTTTTTACTGTTTCGTAAATCTTTCTGTTAATGATTTTCTTTAAAACGATTTTTAGTTCACCTTCTCTTAGGTGTCTGTAATTACCAAAAGATAAAAGCAAAGCAAGCATACCATCTTGGTAAAGATCTTCACTTTGAAGTTTAAACCTTTTACTATAGTAAAGTGAAAGTTTCTTAACAATTGGCTCTAACTCATCTATTATTTCATCCATCTATGCCTCCTAATTAACTATAGTTTATATATTATACTATAGTTAATTCGTCGAAAATTTTCAAAAAACTGGTAAAATGCTTTAGGAGGTTGATAGTATGGAAAAATTTATTGAAGAAAACTTTGAACTGCTTGTAAAAATTACCCAAGAAATTATTCAAATACCGAGCGTAGAGGGTAAAAGTGAGTTAGATGCACCCTTTGGAAGAGAAGTAAAGAAAGCATTAGATTATGCTCTTAACAAATCTGAAGAGTTAGGTTTTAAGGTACAAAACTTTGACAACATGGTAGGTTATGCAGAATTTGGTGAAGGTAATGAAGTGATAAGTGTGCTTGGGCATCTAGATGTTGTCCCTGAAGGAAACGGCTGGATTTACCCTCCTTTTAGCGGAGAAATTCACGATGGAAAAATCTATGGAAGAGGCGCAATTGATGATAAAGGACCAACAATGGCAAGTTTATTTGCTCTGTATGCAATAAAAGAGACTAAACAACCCATCTCAAAAAGAGTAAGAATTGTCTTTGGCACAAACGAGGAGACTGGTTGGAAATGCATGGAGCATCTTAAGAAAGTCTCAAAAGATCCTCTTATAGGTTTTGCTCCGGATGCAGAATTTCCGCTCATAAATAGAGAAAAAGGTATTTTAAATGTAACTTTAAGAAAAGATTTTGAAAATAAGAACAACAACGTATACATAATAGGTGGCTTCCGACCAAATATGGTGCCAGACTATGCAGAAGCAGTATTTAACGGAGATGTACAAAAAATAAAGATACAAGACGGCATTGATTTTGTTGGAAACAAAGTTATTGCACATGGTAAATCGGCACACGGTTCACTTCCAGAGCAGGGAGTAAATGCAATTGTGAAATTATCCGAGGCTATTGTAGATAGTGTAGAAGGAAAAGAAGTTAAAGACGTTATCAATTTCATCTTGGATAAAGTGTCTTACAGTGTGTATGGTGAAAAAATGGGGATTGATTTTTCTGATGAATTATCTGGAAAGCTTACGATGAACCTTGGCGTAATTGAAATAAGTGAAAGTTATGCAACTTTAACCTTCAATATAAGATACCCCATTACTGATAAAAAAGAGCGTATTATAGAAGGCTTTGAAAAAGCAGCTGCACTATACGGCTTAAAAGTGCACGAATTTCGCAATCAAAATCCACTTTATGTAAAAGAAGATACTCCACTTGTGCAAACACTTCTAAAAGTCTACGAGGAAACAACAGGTAGAAAACCTTACACCCTTGCAATAGGCGGAGGCACCTATGCAAGAGCAATGGATTTGGGAGTTGCCTTTGGTCCCACGTTTGAAGAAATGGAAAAGGTAGAGCACATGGCAAACGAGTATATTGAATTAGAACATCTTAAGAAAGTTGCCAAAATATACGCCAAAGCAATTTATGAACTTGCAAAATAATTTTATCCTTGAAGTTGAAAACTTTTCTCTTGACAAAACGCTCAACTGTGGGCAGACTTTTAGATTTTTTAAAAATGAGGAATATTACATATATCCGTATAAAGATAGTGTTCTAAAACTAAAAGAGAAAAATAGAAACATCCTTGAAGTAGAAGTTTATGGAGAATATCTATCTAAAGATGAAGTTAAAGAAATTTTTGGGCTTAACCACGATGTTAAAAAGATAAATGAAAAAATCCTTAACATTGCACCAAATTTAGAAGAGCCAGTTTCTTTTTCAAATGGAATTAGAATAATGAAAATGCAACCGTATGAAGCAACCATATCTTTTATATTTTCTATTCAATCGCAGATTCCTGTAATACAAAAAAGATTAAACAAACTATCAACAATTGTAGGTAGAAAAATTACAATTGATGGCATTGATTATTATCTTTTCCCAAAGTTTGAAGATCTAATTACATTAACTTATGAGCATATCAAAAGCCTTAATCTTGGTTTTAGAGAAAAGTTCTTCCTTAATCTTATTAAAAACTACAAAAGCACGGATTTTGAAGTATTAAAAGATAAAACTTACGAAGAAAAAAAGAAGTTTTTGATGTCTATTTTGGGCGTAGGAGAAAAAGTTTCTGAGTGTATCCTTCTTTTTGGATACGGTGAATTGAGCGCATTCCCTGTAGATACATGGATTATAAAAGGTTTAAAGAAATTTTTTAACGTTGAGGGTTCAACAAAAAAACTTACCGAATTTGGGCATAAAAAATTTGACAGTGTTTCAGGTTATGCGCAGCAGTATATCTATTATTTTATGAGGAATTTTTGGGACAGTTGAAAATATTCTGTATTGTAGTAAAATATAATTGGAACTCTACAAGGTGCGTGTTAAACTTAGCGGATTGGGGCCAACACAAGAAACTTGGGAGTGGATGCATTGCAAGGTTGAAGTCTTCGGACTTCCCAAAAAAATGCTTAAACTCCCACCTGTCCTTCGGGACTCCAGAATCTGCTAAGTCACGGCCTTTGTGGGGTTCCTTACGTAAGGAGGCAAAATGGCTCTTACAATTGCAGTTTGGATAATCGCAATAAGTTTATTAGTATCCATATTTGCTATCATTGTATTTTTATTTAACATGCAAAGGGATTTAACAAAAACTTTAACTCAAGTTGATATTACGCTAAAAGAGTTACAAAAAAATGTAAATGTGCTTTCAGAGGAGTTTCAAAAGACGTTAAAGAACACAACCGACATAACATCTGAAACAAAAAACCTTGTAAAAAATATAAACTTATTTACAAGTTTTAATGCACTTTTGCAACCATTTTTTACTAAAACTGAACAAAACGCAATACTTTTAAGATTAATTAATATCGCAAAAATTGGTTTTGGTATTTTTCAAGGATATAACTTTTATAAAAAATTCATAGGAGGTAAAAATGAGCGAGAATAGAGTTGAGTCATTTTTAGGAGGCTTTTTAGTTGGTGCCCTTATAGGTTTTGCACTCGGTATATTGTATGCACCACAACCAGGAGAAGAAACGAGGAAAGTCATAAAAGAAAAAGGAATTGAAATTACAGAGAAGGTAAAAGAGAAAGGAAAGGAACTTCAGAAAGAATTAGAGAGCAAAACTGAAGAATTAAAAGAAAAAGGAAAAGAGATTTTTAAAAAGAAGAGTATTGAAATTCCTGAAGAACCAAAAGAGCAGGTTTAAAAAACTAATAAGTTGATATCAGGAAATTTTCTTATAATTAGTGCAAGTTTGTATTTAAAGTTGAAGTTGTAGTAATTTAAGCTTTTTAAGAGAAGCCTTGAAAAATTTTCATAAAACTATATAATTTCGTTGGACTGGGAAGTCGTCTAATGGTAGGACAGGGGACTCTGGATCCTCTAATGATGGTTCGAGTCCATCCTTCCCAGCCAAGGTGGCGTAGTAGAACAACGGTTAGTTCGGGGGGCTCTCAATCCCCAGACCAGGGTTCAACTCCCTGCTACGCTACCATTTTTTAATTAATGAGATAAGAGGTAGATTCTAATAAAAGTTCCTTAAAATCATAATTTGCTATTTCAAACTTCTTTTTTAACAGTTCAACATTAATTCAATTGTTCGAAGCTTTCTTAGTCTAATATTTCTTAGTTATCACAGGCGAAAAAAAGAATCTCTTATTAAATTGAAGTGAAAATTCACTTGATACATTTTTCTTATGTTTTTCTAAACTCTAAACTTGAAGTTGTTCCTTCTACCCCCTCACCTAAGAGCTGAGCATTCAGTATAAAAAGATACTTATCTAAGAATAATGTAATAATTCCCTCATAGTAAAACAGTGCAATTTGAAAAAGATAAACACTTTTGTATAATTAATTCATGAAAATAAAGGCGTATGGAAAACTTAACTTAACGCTTGAAATTAAAGGTGAAGAAAACGAATTTCACACAATCGAATCTATAGCGCAAAAAATAAGTCTATACGACGAAATTGAAATAAAACTTACAAAAGGTAATGTTGATGTTGTATTTTTCTCAAAATCAATTAGAAACAAGGTTTCAACAATTGATAAGGCTATAGAACTATTTAGAAATAAAACAGGAATTAAAGACCACTTTGTTGTTAATGTTCACAAAAATATTCCCATGGGAAGTGGTTTGGGAGGAGGAAGTTCAGATGCTGCGTATACACTTCTTACCTTAAATCAAATGTTTAATAATCCGTTAACATTCGATGAACTTCTTGGTATTTCTAAAGATGTTGGAAAAGACGTTCCTCTATTCTTATATGGAAGCACCGTTTATATGTCTCACTATGGTGAGGTTGTTGAGGAAATTACCAGTTTAAATGAAATGTATTTTATATTGGTGCATCCCCTTTTTCATCACAAAACAAAAGTTATTTATGATATGTTTAGGAAGTTTGGAAAATTTTCCGACGGCAACAAAACCAAAGCATTAAAAGAAGCAATTGAAAAGAAAAACTACACAGCCAAAGAGATCCAAAACTATTTTTATAATGATTTTGAAATTATGTTGATGGAGACTTCTCCAAAATTTGCAAATTATATAAAAAATCTTTCATCTTTATGTGATTTAAAATTCTATTTAACTGGTTCTGGTTCAACTCTATTTACACCTTTCAACTCTGAAAAAGATATTCTAAAAACAAAAACTCTTTTGGAAAAACTAAAGATAAACTTTAGTATTGCAAAAACTATATAGTTTAAAGTTTTTTTATTCTTTCTATGTATTTTTCAACATCAAACTTTTTTCTTATTGTTGTAGCACTCATATATCTTACTTTACCAAAAATTGGACGTTCTTTGAAAGGTCTATCGTGTTTGCCGAAACACCAAGCGATACCAGCATATGTGTTTGGATCTCTTCCATCAAGTGCATATTTATTATTTAATTCCTCAAGATATTTAAAAGCAAATTCATTTGATTCACTCCATTCAATGACCTTCTTTCCCCAATACATTCTTAGATAGGAGTGAATTTTGCCTGTTTTTACAAGTTCCATCTGCGCTGCATTCCATAATTCGTCGTGTGTTTTAGCATTTTCAAAATCAAATAGAGAATATCTGTAGGGCTTTTCATCGTATTGATGGTCTTTTAACGTTTTGTAAGCCCAAGGTTGCAAACTTTCAAGCCTATTATAAAAATGGTTATAGTATACAAAATTAACTGCAAGCTCTCTTCTTATGATTAACTCTTCAAGAAAAGCTTTTTTATTATCTTCGGTTGCACTGCTTGATAACACTTCAAGTGCAATTTCAATAGGTGATATTTGGCCAAAATGTAAATACGGACTAAGATTTGAAGTATATTCGTCGGTAAAATCGTTT encodes the following:
- a CDS encoding OsmC family protein; the encoded protein is MGNITKVELKQAYGLTMIARANSNHWIVMDGEEKFNGHLAAARPMEVFLMGLAGCTGMDVISILDKMKVNYRDFRIEIEAERAEQHPKVYTKIHIKYIVYGDVPEDKFVTAIELSKTKYCSAQAMLSKAAEITSSYEIIK
- a CDS encoding pyridoxal-phosphate dependent enzyme, whose protein sequence is MLMDEFVVDESVLERTIERAREKNIIIPTYEEMRNPEKIPQGIKDELKEIGLWDVHPRNLFRITWKNEPTKFGGGFNGVNYVELPKELTGVKARIFILIGKFFPTGSHKVGATFGPLVEKLVRGKFDPTRQKALWPSTGNYCRGGAFNSALLDCKAIAVLPEGMSKERFEWLKSIGAEIYATPGVESNVKEVFDKTKELKSKYPDEVVVLNQFEDFGNPVWHYAVTGPAMEEVFENNKKEGDKLTAIFLTQGSGGTLGSANYLRNKFPKIKVGAGEALQCPTLLYNGFGGHRIEGIGDKHVPWVIDVKNLDMVVDVDDEFTMHILRLFNEPKGREFLKRFVDEEIVDKLDLFGISSIANIVGAIKMAKYYETTEHDFIFTVATDSMELYQSRIHELREQYGDYSEVNATADFERYLMGISTDWMIEMTYYDKKRMHNLKYFTWVEQQGKTVEELNEQWYNEGYFIEKLESYKKWDEYIRDFNEKVGLIKKYK
- a CDS encoding histidinol-phosphatase HisJ family protein produces the protein MKIIEDLHVHTKYSKDSKEEPINYVNLALERGLKFLGFSDHIDLDPADKDYRYFNFELAYENYCRLKDVYGSKLEILFGSEITYQSFLNTVIEEEMQDKPYDYIIGSVHRLMGYTVSGPHGVDYFKGKDEYTAYMIYFEELLKIVEVGSFDVVGHFDVIKRYGKDFYGEFKIDKYEPIIKEILKKVIDKEMVIEINTSSFRQGFFEPYPSREIIELYAALGGKEIVLGSDAHSVKHFNMFLDNGVNILKSIFDFEVVSYNMRKKVRVSKISELFREDAYG
- the pepV gene encoding dipeptidase PepV; translation: MEKFIEENFELLVKITQEIIQIPSVEGKSELDAPFGREVKKALDYALNKSEELGFKVQNFDNMVGYAEFGEGNEVISVLGHLDVVPEGNGWIYPPFSGEIHDGKIYGRGAIDDKGPTMASLFALYAIKETKQPISKRVRIVFGTNEETGWKCMEHLKKVSKDPLIGFAPDAEFPLINREKGILNVTLRKDFENKNNNVYIIGGFRPNMVPDYAEAVFNGDVQKIKIQDGIDFVGNKVIAHGKSAHGSLPEQGVNAIVKLSEAIVDSVEGKEVKDVINFILDKVSYSVYGEKMGIDFSDELSGKLTMNLGVIEISESYATLTFNIRYPITDKKERIIEGFEKAAALYGLKVHEFRNQNPLYVKEDTPLVQTLLKVYEETTGRKPYTLAIGGGTYARAMDLGVAFGPTFEEMEKVEHMANEYIELEHLKKVAKIYAKAIYELAK
- a CDS encoding DUF948 domain-containing protein; the encoded protein is MALTIAVWIIAISLLVSIFAIIVFLFNMQRDLTKTLTQVDITLKELQKNVNVLSEEFQKTLKNTTDITSETKNLVKNINLFTSFNALLQPFFTKTEQNAILLRLINIAKIGFGIFQGYNFYKKFIGGKNERE
- a CDS encoding YtxH domain-containing protein, which encodes MSENRVESFLGGFLVGALIGFALGILYAPQPGEETRKVIKEKGIEITEKVKEKGKELQKELESKTEELKEKGKEIFKKKSIEIPEEPKEQV
- the ispE gene encoding 4-(cytidine 5'-diphospho)-2-C-methyl-D-erythritol kinase, yielding MKIKAYGKLNLTLEIKGEENEFHTIESIAQKISLYDEIEIKLTKGNVDVVFFSKSIRNKVSTIDKAIELFRNKTGIKDHFVVNVHKNIPMGSGLGGGSSDAAYTLLTLNQMFNNPLTFDELLGISKDVGKDVPLFLYGSTVYMSHYGEVVEEITSLNEMYFILVHPLFHHKTKVIYDMFRKFGKFSDGNKTKALKEAIEKKNYTAKEIQNYFYNDFEIMLMETSPKFANYIKNLSSLCDLKFYLTGSGSTLFTPFNSEKDILKTKTLLEKLKINFSIAKTI